The Edaphobacter flagellatus sequence AGAAACAAAAAGGCGGCTCAGGCCAAAGCCCAAGCCGCCTCCGAAACACCCACGCGCTTACACAACAGCCGCGTGGATCACCTCATCGCGCACCGCCTCATCATGCACAACCTCCTGCACCGTCGTCGGCAGCGCAATCGCAAGTACCTCTTCGATCCGCGTCGCATAGTGGATCTTTACGCCTTCAATCTGATCCGGCGTCAGATCCTCCTGCACCTGCGTCTTGCACTCCAGTGGAAGAATCACGTCCCGCACTCCCGCGCGTTTCGCCGCAAGGAACTTCTCCTTGATGCCTCCCACCGGCAGCACATTGCCGCTCAGCGTAATCTCGCCCGTCATCGCCGTCAGCGGATGCACCGGCGTGTCCGTCAACAGACTCACCAGCGCCGTCGCCATCGTAATGCCGGCCGAAGGCCCATCCTTCGGGATCGCCCCCGCAGGCACATGGATATGAATATCCGTGTCCTTCGTGAAGTCCTCCTCCAGGCCGAACTTGCCCGCGTTCGAGCGCACCCAGGTCAGCGCCGCCTGCATGCTCTCCTTCATCACATCGCCGATTTGGCCCGTGATCGTAAAGCCGCCCTTGCCCTTCATCTTGTTCGCCTCGATAAAGAGCACATCGCCGCCCGCCGGTGTCCATGCCAGGCCAACCGCCACGCCCGCACGCTTCGTCCGCTCCGCGATCTCCGTATCCACGCGGACCTTGATCCCGCCCAGAAACTCGTGGATCAGCTCCGGTGTCACCGTGATCTTCTCCGTCGCGCCCTCGGCAATCTTTCTCGCCACCTTGCGGCACACGGTTCCAATCTGCTGCTCCAGCCTGCGAACACCGGCCTCACGCGTATAGTGCCGCGCGACCAGCGCCACACTTTCCGTCGGGAAGTCCAGCATCGCCGGATCGACACCGTTCTCCTTCACCTGCCGGGGAACCAGGTACTTCACCGCAATGTTGACCTTCTCCTCCTCCGTATAACCGGTCAGCTCGATGATCTCCATACGGTCCAGCAGCGGCCCCGGAATCGTGTCCAGCTGGTTCGCCGTGCAGATAAACAGCACCTTGCTCAGATCGAACGGCTGATCCAGATAGTTGTCGCGGAACGTATTGTTCTGCTCCGGGTCCAGCGTCTCAAGCAACGCGCTCGCCGGATCGCCGCGAAAATCGCGTCCCAGCTTATCGATCTCATCCAGCATGAAGACCGGATCATTCACCTCCACCCTCTTCAGGTGCTGAATAATCTGTCCCGGCAGCGCGCCGATATACGTCCGGCGATGTCCGCGGATCTCTGCCTCGTCATGCATGCCGCCCAGCGAGATACGCGAGAACTTACGCCCCAGCGCCTTCGCAATCGACCGCCCCAGCGAAGTCTTACCAACACCAGGAGGCCCGACAAAGCACAGGATCGGCCCCTTCATATCCGGCTTCAACCGCCGAACAGACAGGTAATCCAGAATCCGGTCCTTCACCTTCTTCAGCCCGTAGTGGTCCTCATCAAGAATCTCCTTCGCCTTCTTGATGTCCACCTCGCCCGCCGAGCCCTTCGACCACGGCAGCACCGCCAGCCACTCCACGTAATTCCGTGTCAGGCTGTAATCCGCCGCCATCGGACTCATCCGGCTCAGACGCGAAAGCTCCTTCAGAGCATCCTTCTTCGTCTCCTCCGGCATCCCGGCCGCTTCAATCTTCTCCTTGAGCTCCGTGATGTCCTTCTGGCTCTCATCAACGTCGCCCAGTTCCTTCTGAATCGCCTTCAACTGCTCACGCAGGTAGTAGTCCCGCTGCGACTGCTGTACGGAGTCCTGCACCTCGCTCTGGATCTTGTTCCGCAGTTGCTGAACCTCGATCTCCTTCGCCAGATGCTTGTTGATTCGCTCCAGCCGCTTCGTCACATCCGCCGTCTCCAGCAGATCCTGCTTGTCCGTCGTCGTCAAAAACGGCAGCGAAGCCGCAATAAAGTCGACCAGCCGTCCCGGCTCTTCGATATTGATCGCAATCGTCTGCAGATCGTCCGACAACGTCGGCGACGAAGTCACAATCTGCTGGAACTGGCTCACCACGTTCCGCTGTAGCGCCTCCGTCTCCGGAGTCTTCTCCATCTCCGTCTCGGCGATCGACTCATACTCCGCCGTCATAAATGGCGTTAGCTGCGTAAACTCGCCCAGATGCACACGCTCATTGCCTTCCGTAAATACGAAAAGACTCTGGTTCGGCATCTTCACGACCTTATGCACCGTCGCGCGCGTTCCTATTGCGTAAAGATCGGCCGCCTGTGGAGCATCCTGCCGCGCATCCCGCTGCGCCACCACCAGGATCGACTTCTCTTCACCCAGCGACTGGATCAGCTGAATCGAGCTCTCGCGCCCGACCGTCAACGGCAGCACCGCATGCGGAAACAAAACCGTGTCCCGAACCGGAAGAACCGGTACCGGACGCCGGCTGTCCACACCTTCGCCACCCTCGGTATTCATTGCTGTTGGTTTGATCACACTTACGAAGTCGTTCGCCATTGAGTGTCCTTCTATCAAATTATCAGATATCAGATGCGGCAACTGTCGTCAAAGTCGCAAACCTACCCGAATGGCCCGATTCCTCGAACCTCTATACCCATTCAGACGCCACGCCCACCACTGCCGTCATCGGCAAACCACCACAAATCAGCAGTGGATTCCCCACTCTACTCCTCTTCCACCCTGTCAAGCCCCCTGTGCCTCCTGATCGCCCATAAAGCAATGAAAACAAAATAAATATAGCTGGAGGGAAAGTGCCGATCAGTTCTCTTCCGCTTGCTAAAATAGAACTGAAGTCAGAGAAAGAAAGAAATCGCCCCTCGGACGCAGCTCCCCCATGAGCTAACTCCTGTCAAATCAATATTTTTGGACTTAACTGTCGCGGATTCAATATTTTAGGCTGTTGAAAACGCGTAAATTGCTGAATCCATACGACTTGGAGATTTCCACAGGGGAGGGGGAGGGAGCCTACTCAGCCGCCGCCCGGTACCGCCCCAGCACCTTGACCATCCGGCAGTGCTCCGTCAGTGCCGCCACCGCTGTCTCTGCCCTGTCTGGTGAATCGAACCGCACATCGACGTAGAAGACATACTCCCACGGCGATCCCGGAACCGGACGCGACTCAATCTTCGTCAGGTCAACGCCTGCCCGAGCCAGCCGCTCCAGCGCCGCCACCAGCGTCCCCGGACGGTGCTCGATCGCAAACGCGAGGCTCATCTTGTTGTCCTGCTCGGTCGACTTCAGCGGAGGATCGATCGTCCGCCGGATCAGATGGAACCGCGTAAAGTTCTGCGCATTGTCTTCGATCCCGGCAAGCAGAACGTTGCCACCATATTCCTTCGCCGCCAGCTCCGGAGCGACGCCAGCCGTGTCCTTTAACCCTTCCGCCATCACATGCTTCACCGAGCCTGCCGTATCGTAAAACGGCATCACCGAAAACTCCGGGTGCGACGCAAAAAAGCGCCGGCACTGCGACAACGCCACCGGATGCGAGATCACGTGCCGCACATCGCCAAGCTCCACACCAGGCGCAGCAATCAGGTTGTGACGAATCCGCAGCAGGCTCTCGCGCTCGATCCGCACATCCAGCTCAAGCAGAAGATCGTAGTGCTCCGCGACCGAGCCATGCAGACTGTTCTCAATCGGAAGCACCGCGGCATCAACATCACCGGACATCAGCCGAGACATCACCTCGGCCGAAACGTTGCAAGGCACGATGCGAAGATCCGCAACCTCGTTGCCCAGCATCGCCGCCGTCGCCATGTGACTGTTGGAACCCGCTTCACCCTGAATCGCTATACGCAAAAAGTTGCCTCCGCTCCAAAAATTCATTTTATTCGCAACGGTGGCAACCTCCACTCCAACATCCGCACCTTATCTACACGAAAGCCGCGCAGAGCTAAGCAGGAATGGGATCTCGCAGCGCGACTCATATGTCCACTTATTGAATCAGGAGTCAATCACAAACAAATGCTTTGGACAATCACCATCATCCTGTTCATCCTCTGGGTTCTCGGCCTGGTCAGCAGCTACACGCTCGGCGGATGGATTCATATCCTTCTCGTCCTGGCGCTCATTGTCCTCATCTTCAACCTGCTGTCTGGCCGAAAGGCTCTCTAGCCGCAGCACTCCCCTCAACCGCATAACCGAAGTTTGGAGTTCCCTATGAATAAAGAAACTCTCGAAGGAAAATTCGATCAGGTCGCAGGTGCCGTAAAGCAGAAGGTCGGCGAAACCGTCGGCAACCAGAAGCTCGCTTCCTCAGGCGTCGCCGATCAGGTCAAAGGCGCCGCGAAAGAGACCTGGGGAAAGGCAAAGGATGCAGCTACCTCCAGCGATACCGAAGCCAAAGTGCATGACATGAAGCAACACGCAGAAGAGAAGCTGGACGAGGCGCGCGAAAAGGTCGTCGACACCGCGCAGAACATCAAGAACAAGATCAACGAAAAAATCGATTCCTTCCGCGATCAGCATACGAATCGCGGCTAACTTTCCTTTGCAATTGGATGCAGTAACGGCCCGCCGCCCGTATCGGCGGGCCTCTTCTTTTAGCGCCGCATCAGCACATCTGCCGCAATAAATCCGAAGAACAGCACCGAAATCACGCCATTCAGTGTAAAGAACGCAGCATTCATTCTTCGCATGTCCTTCGGCGAAATGATCGAATGCTCATAGAGCAGCAAGATCGCAACCACCGCGACGCCCAGCATCGCCACCTTACCCAACCCAAACAGGACCACCACCCAGCACAGCATCGCCAGCATGCCGAGATGCATCACACGCGCGATCCAGAAAGCACCTTCAAGCCCGAAAGCCTGAGGAACGCTGTTCAATCCAACCTTACGATCATGCTCGAAGTCCTGGCACGCATACAGCACATCGAAGCCGCCAACCCACAGCAGCACCGCAAACGTCAGCACCACGATGCGAGCATCCAGCGAGCCGCGCACTGCAATCCATGCGGCCGAAGGCGCAATCCCCAGCGCAAGCCCAAGCACAAGATGCGACCAGCGCGTTACCCGCTTCATGTAGCTGTAAGCCAGCACCACGATCAAAGCCACAGGAGCAAGAATCAACGTCAAACGGTTCAACATCGCCGCGCCAAGCACAAACACTGCCGACGAAATCAGCACAAAGCCAACGACAAAGCCTCCCGTCAACGTTCCTGCAGGCAGCGCGCGCATTGCCGTCCGCGGATTCGCCGCATCGATCTTCGCGTCCACCAGCCGATTGAATGCCATCGCCGCCGAACGCGCAGCAACCATGCAAACCACAATCCATCCCAGCACGCGCATCGGAGGCCACGCTCCCGCTGCCAGCACCGCTCCCGTCAACGCAAAAGGCAACGCAAAGATCGAGTGCTCCCACTTGATCATCTCCAGCGTCGTCGCCGTACTCTTCCACAACGAAGTCATACCATCATCCTTACAAACCTTGCCCTGCATCCATCTTAAAAGATCAAAGCCGCGAAGAGAGAACTCCTCGCGGCCATAACCGAAATAATTGCTGTTACTTCTCCTGCGTCGCTCCCGCAACCTGTAGATTATTGACTACCTTGAAGACTCCAGGAACGCTGTTTGCCCGGATGTTCGCAACATCCTTATCGCCCTGATTATCGACCACGCCGGAAAGCGTCACGTTGCCGTTGACGACCGTAATCCGGATCGGCTTCGCCGGATCGATCGCATACTTATTCAGCTGTGCCGCACCGTAAACGGCTCTCGCCGTCGCCAGACGAATGCGATCGTCCATCGGCGAGACAGGTGCAACTTCGATGTCGTCTACAACGTCCTTCACTCCAGGGAAGTTGGAGACCAGGCTGATGGCCGAGTCTTTATCCATCGGGCCGTAAGCCACGCCACCCAGCGTCACCACACCATTCTGCACACCGATGGTGAACGCATTGAAGGCCGTCGTTCCATAACCGACGCGATCGTACGTCAACTTCTCAGCAAGCTTATTGCGTAACGTGACGTCATCTATCGTCGGGCCAGCAACCTCAATCTGGTTCTGCACACCTTTCACGTGTTTGCGATGATGCGCCTTCTTGTCGGCATCTTCCTTGTCCGCGTATAGATCGACGGTTCCGGTCAGCGTCACCATGCCGTTCTGCACCGCGGCTTTCACGTCCTTAAATCGCTTATTATCCAGAGCTTTCGCAACATCGGCCTGAATTTGAGAGTCTTCTGACGTCTGTGCAATCCCCTTCGCAGCGAAGGCAGGCAGTAAACCAAGCAACAATCCGAAGGCGAATACTCGATGAACCATCTTTCCGTGCTTGCTCATGCTCGTTTCTCCTGAAAAATTCAAACACCGGCTCTGCAAAAATGTTCCTTACACGTACGATGCTGCGTGAACAGCGATTAGCGATAACGGCGTCGCAATTTATATACGATGCTGAATACGCCCGATTCGTCACGCGTCACCACAATCGATGAGTTATGCGTCAGGTCATACTGCACCTGGATCAGCTGCTGAGCGGATGTATTCACATTCGTCGCAAACGTGGCAGTAATCTGTTTCGAAATCTGCTCCTGAATCGTGATGCGAGCCGACGAATTACCCAGCGTGCCTACGAACGCCGGATCGATCTTTACACTGCCAACACCAAACAGCTTCTCCACACGCGAGCTGACTGTCGCGTTGAGCGCCCCGCCCAGCAGCGCACTCGTCGTCGGATCGGTCCCTGCCTGAAGCTGCTTCTCCTGGTAAAGCTGCGCCTCCTCCTGCGTCCTTCCTAGTGCAAGCAGCGCAAAAACATCCGCTTCACTCAGTGGAGGTTCCGAGCGATAGGTCGGCTTCAAGTTGCTCGCCGTGCCGTGCAGGCCAACGGTGACTTCATAGTTTTCCACCTGCGCTGTTGCATCGATATCGATCGTCGGATCAATACGCACAGGGTTCGTGAAGTAGATGTCTCCACGCTGAAGCTGGTATTTCGTGTTGGCAAATGTTGCACTACCATCCGTAATCTGAATACGCCCCAGGATCGATGGCGATGCGATCGTGCCGCGAATATTCAGATCAACCGAGCCAGCCAGCTTCGCGTAGGAGTTCTGAAAATCAAGCTGCGGCGCGCTGGTAACGCGAACATCGAGGCGGACCTTATTCGAAGGAGCATTCGGATCGGTCGGCGCGCTGATTGTGCTGCCAGAGCCTGCAAACGCGGCAAAGTCCACGTCTTGTCCAACACCAAAGCGCGTGATCAGAATATTGCCGCTCAGCAGCGAACTCGTCGACGTTCCCTGCAGTTTTAAATTCGCATTCGCTGTCGCGCTCAAACCATACAAACGAA is a genomic window containing:
- the pheA gene encoding prephenate dehydratase: MRIAIQGEAGSNSHMATAAMLGNEVADLRIVPCNVSAEVMSRLMSGDVDAAVLPIENSLHGSVAEHYDLLLELDVRIERESLLRIRHNLIAAPGVELGDVRHVISHPVALSQCRRFFASHPEFSVMPFYDTAGSVKHVMAEGLKDTAGVAPELAAKEYGGNVLLAGIEDNAQNFTRFHLIRRTIDPPLKSTEQDNKMSLAFAIEHRPGTLVAALERLARAGVDLTKIESRPVPGSPWEYVFYVDVRFDSPDRAETAVAALTEHCRMVKVLGRYRAAAE
- a CDS encoding CsbD family protein, whose protein sequence is MNKETLEGKFDQVAGAVKQKVGETVGNQKLASSGVADQVKGAAKETWGKAKDAATSSDTEAKVHDMKQHAEEKLDEAREKVVDTAQNIKNKINEKIDSFRDQHTNRG
- a CDS encoding BON domain-containing protein; translation: MSKHGKMVHRVFAFGLLLGLLPAFAAKGIAQTSEDSQIQADVAKALDNKRFKDVKAAVQNGMVTLTGTVDLYADKEDADKKAHHRKHVKGVQNQIEVAGPTIDDVTLRNKLAEKLTYDRVGYGTTAFNAFTIGVQNGVVTLGGVAYGPMDKDSAISLVSNFPGVKDVVDDIEVAPVSPMDDRIRLATARAVYGAAQLNKYAIDPAKPIRITVVNGNVTLSGVVDNQGDKDVANIRANSVPGVFKVVNNLQVAGATQEK
- a CDS encoding lmo0937 family membrane protein, whose product is MLWTITIILFILWVLGLVSSYTLGGWIHILLVLALIVLIFNLLSGRKAL
- a CDS encoding UbiA-like polyprenyltransferase codes for the protein MTSLWKSTATTLEMIKWEHSIFALPFALTGAVLAAGAWPPMRVLGWIVVCMVAARSAAMAFNRLVDAKIDAANPRTAMRALPAGTLTGGFVVGFVLISSAVFVLGAAMLNRLTLILAPVALIVVLAYSYMKRVTRWSHLVLGLALGIAPSAAWIAVRGSLDARIVVLTFAVLLWVGGFDVLYACQDFEHDRKVGLNSVPQAFGLEGAFWIARVMHLGMLAMLCWVVVLFGLGKVAMLGVAVVAILLLYEHSIISPKDMRRMNAAFFTLNGVISVLFFGFIAADVLMRR
- the lon gene encoding endopeptidase La, which produces MANDFVSVIKPTAMNTEGGEGVDSRRPVPVLPVRDTVLFPHAVLPLTVGRESSIQLIQSLGEEKSILVVAQRDARQDAPQAADLYAIGTRATVHKVVKMPNQSLFVFTEGNERVHLGEFTQLTPFMTAEYESIAETEMEKTPETEALQRNVVSQFQQIVTSSPTLSDDLQTIAINIEEPGRLVDFIAASLPFLTTTDKQDLLETADVTKRLERINKHLAKEIEVQQLRNKIQSEVQDSVQQSQRDYYLREQLKAIQKELGDVDESQKDITELKEKIEAAGMPEETKKDALKELSRLSRMSPMAADYSLTRNYVEWLAVLPWSKGSAGEVDIKKAKEILDEDHYGLKKVKDRILDYLSVRRLKPDMKGPILCFVGPPGVGKTSLGRSIAKALGRKFSRISLGGMHDEAEIRGHRRTYIGALPGQIIQHLKRVEVNDPVFMLDEIDKLGRDFRGDPASALLETLDPEQNNTFRDNYLDQPFDLSKVLFICTANQLDTIPGPLLDRMEIIELTGYTEEEKVNIAVKYLVPRQVKENGVDPAMLDFPTESVALVARHYTREAGVRRLEQQIGTVCRKVARKIAEGATEKITVTPELIHEFLGGIKVRVDTEIAERTKRAGVAVGLAWTPAGGDVLFIEANKMKGKGGFTITGQIGDVMKESMQAALTWVRSNAGKFGLEEDFTKDTDIHIHVPAGAIPKDGPSAGITMATALVSLLTDTPVHPLTAMTGEITLSGNVLPVGGIKEKFLAAKRAGVRDVILPLECKTQVQEDLTPDQIEGVKIHYATRIEEVLAIALPTTVQEVVHDEAVRDEVIHAAVV